The Mauremys mutica isolate MM-2020 ecotype Southern chromosome 1, ASM2049712v1, whole genome shotgun sequence genome has a segment encoding these proteins:
- the LOC123377084 gene encoding putative olfactory receptor 52P1, translating into MAVFNLTPSDPSIFILAGISGLEAAHMWISIPFSMLYITGLLGNFTVLFVVWKEETLQKPMYLLLCMLALTDITTSTSVVPKTLCIFWFNLNGITVGGCLTQMFFLHGVSGMQSAILVAMAFDRYVAICKPLRYDTILTNARIAQLGLLGLIRSVLVVLPLPLLLSRLPFCANNVIPHTYCEHMAVAKMSCGDITVNRTYGLMVTFVILGLDLLLVFFSYGLITRAVLRISTKKAYKKALNTCTAHICVMLMSCTFFLFSTVTHRFGQGIAPHIHIILANLHFLVPPMLNPIIYGVKTKELHDKMVKYICRR; encoded by the coding sequence ATGGCAGTTTTCAACCTCACTCCCTCTGACCCTTCAATATTCATCCTTGCGGGCATTTCTGGCCTGGAAGCTGCTCACATgtggatttccatccctttctctatgtTGTACATTACTGGCTTGTTGGGAAATTTCACGGTTCTGTTTGTTGTTTGGAAAGAAGAGACCCTGCAGAAGCCAatgtacctgctgctctgcatgtTGGCACTCACAGACATTACCACGTCTACCTCGGTTGTGCCGAAAACCCTGTgcatattttggttcaatttgaatggcattactgtgggtggctgcctcacccagatgttcttccttcatgGGGTTTCTGGTATGCAGTCAGCCATTCTCGTGGCAATGGCCTTTGATCGCTACGTTGCCATATGTAAACCTCTGAGATATGACACCATCCTCACCAATGCACGAATAGCTCAGCTAGGGCTTTTGGGTTTGATAAGATCTGTTCTTGttgttctgcccctgcccctgctcctgagcaggcTGCCATTCTGTGCCAACAACGTTATACCCCATACGTACTGTGAGCACATGGCTGTGGCAAAGATGTCCTGTGGGGATATCACAGTCAACAGGACGTATGGCTTGATGGTCACGTTTGTCATCTTAGGGTTAGACCTGTTGCTCGTTTTCTTCTCCTATGGTCTGATCACTAGGGCCGTCCTCAGAATCTCCACCAAGAAAGCCTATaagaaagccctcaacacctgcacagcccacatctgtgtTATGCTGATGTCTTGTactttcttcctcttctccacTGTAACACACCGCTTCGGTCAGGGCATTGCTCCCCACATTCACATCATCTTGGCAAACCTCCATTTCCTTGTCCCCCCCATGCTCAACCCaatcatttatggggtcaaaactAAAGAGCTTCATGACAAAATGGTCAaatacatttgcaggagatga